The following is a genomic window from Colletotrichum lupini chromosome 5, complete sequence.
GATGCGTGGGTGGCATCGTGCCCCTTTAAGGGGGAGGCCGAAATGGTAGCCCTTGAGGCGAATATATTTCCGTCGGAATAGCGTAGCGTGATGTGGAGCATACTTTGACGATCGTCGGTGTGCGCCTGGGGAACGGGCTCTGGCAAGCGAGGATTGGTGAATGATGTCGAGCTTCGGCCGGGGCGGACAGGCGATGGTTGTCTTTGAGATGTCCTCGTGGCTCGCTGGGAAAGCGATAAGAAATTTTGAGTGCGCGGGGGTGGTCTGCAAGAGCGGGGAGAGCCTAGTCTCGAGGTGACAAGGAAGGCGGGAGGTAGTACACACACTGGTGGTCCATCCTATCGTGTCGTGTTCCAAGGTGCTAAGTACTGCGTGATGGCCAAGTTGCGTCGACATGTGGGATGACGAGCACGAAGAGATCGTCCACCGCCCAGACAGCCTGCAGACAATAAGGCCCGGCCTGACAATGACTGTGTGTCGGTACTAGTGGATAGTGctgtgtacggagtaccagCATAGCTTGCTTTGGAGGGAAAGAAACCAGGCACATGTGGTAGAGAGTGCGGGATGGGCGTTCAGCGCAGCTCAACCGGGCCATTGGCAGTAGCCCCGATGCTGGCTCTGAATATCGCTTTGGCGGCATGCCTATCCGACGTAAGTGccattacttattacttgaTTTATGCGTCGATGCGTGAGTGCCTTCAAGGGCATGTATTGTGGTACCTCAAGGTCGGTGAACGGGAGCGATGAACGGCCTGGGAGGGACAGAGTCAGGTGTAATGATCAGGCACAGGCGGTACGGATATCATACAGTCTCTTCTTTCATTACGTCCCTAGGTATGTTCCCAAAGATTCCAGCTGAGCCGGGTCGTCATGCGAACAGCGATGATGGGTGTTGCGGATGATTGACAGCATGGACAACGGTCGATGACAGAAGCCGCGGACAGGACGAAGAAAAGACGACGAGTGACCGAACTAGGGACGAAAGAAGAAGGACGTTCCAGTGAGTCCAGCGACGGCGCTGTCGTACCTAGGCTCGTAGTGGCGGGTGGTGGTCAGGGGCGCTGAATATGACGGGGATGTCGAAGAAGAGAGAAATGTATCGTTCACTGGTATCCGTACGAATACTGTGTAAGGGATGGTTGATGTTTGGAATGATTGGGGACAAGACCTGGCGACTTGGGAAGAGTAAAATGAAGAAGGGAATTTAGAGTTGGGATATGACGATTGTTCTATGGGAAGGAGGCGCACAGCACGGGGGGGAGCACCACCTTCCCAACCTCACACCGCACATGAGGTATGGAAGGAAGTAATTGATATTGGTAGTCTCCTGAGGTAGGTACTTGCACGAAGTTGAGAAGGCACACGACCACGATACCTTCCTTTTCTCTGCGTGCCCAGGTACCTTGCCTTTGGTACCTACTCAATGTCTATCCCTTACCTAGGTAGGTTCTCAACTTCTCTATGTATTCAGTGGAAGGAACCTACCCTCCTGCCTGTGTCTAAGGTACCTACGTCAGGTACCTCGACTTATACGATACTTGGTCTGAACAGTGAGCAGTGAAGCACGGAAGGGGCGGAAGGCATGATGGAACAAAACTACGGATAGAAATACCTTACATTGATATCCCAGCACGATGCCGCCATGTCAGGTAATGCAGGACACGATTTCTTGCCTTGCTTGCGTGTTTTCCGTTCCGTCTGGGGATCCATCCTGTGCCAGGCCCTGGGAGCTGGAGGCTGGAGCAGCAGCTATGCAATGCGCTGCATCTCCCGTGCTTGGCCAGCCCTGTTTacgactacctacctacctacataCCGTTCTTatggtaggtaggtaaagtAACCTCAGTATGCGAATGCATTTCCATACGAATGCCCCGTTCCATAGTCAATCCACATCATGAACAACACATCATGAATAAAAAAGCTTCTGGACCCTGTCCGAACAACGCCTTTATGAAGCCAGGCCGAGGGTGCATCACTGCATGCTGCATGTCGTGAACTCGTCATCCAGCACTCAGTCATCGCTCGTTTAGCAGCTTCAGCACCGGTGGCCCCCTGTAATCTTACTTTTTTGGCGGCGGCCCCAGAATCCAAAGGGCTGCAGAACTGCGTGACCGCCAACGGCATCTCATCCCATCAGCAACCTTGAATCGGCCTCCATGATCCATCCCGGCGCTGGCAACTGCGGCTTGCCTCGGTCGGGGTACCCCAATGTACAAGAGCATGAAAGGAAATTGCCCGTTGAGCTAGACATAATTTGACCGAGTCACAAGTACTGCCCAGGTCCAGATCCGAGATCCTGATCCTGATTCTGATCGGGGGGTCGAGGAGAGGGTGGAGAAGCGTCGTGAGTGGGTCAGGGAAGAAGGGACCCTATCTCCACACTGGAGGTCGTACACCAATGAGACAGCTCCTATCTAGTCAGGACCCCACTTGAAGGGGACTTGAGCCAAAGTACCTCCCCACACCTCATCAGACCGGGAGGAACAGCGAGAAAAGTGAAAGGAACACAAGAAAAAAATACCAAGTGAAAAATGTAAAGCAGTCCTCGGATACGTATCGACAAGGAGCTACGTACCCGTCCACCCACCCAGGTCGAAACAGTGCGACTGGATCCTTTCCCGCACCATCCGTCATCCCTGCTCTCGTGCTGTTCCCGCGCAGtcttctttaaaataaactcgAAGCGAGGCGCTCTGCCCCTAACACCACTGCTCGATGTCCCGGGACTGGCTGCTGCAGAGGGGAAGGGGAGTGCTCAAAACCTaggaataaaaataaagtaaaagAGACCAACACACCACAAATTCCTCTTCACTGACAACAAATTGGATGTGTTGCTGCTGTGATTGTACGGGCGGGCATACTATCTTACTCGGAAATACAGTCAGTCACCTTACAAATACGGAGTACACGGAGACGAATGGGGGAGGAAAGAGAGGGCTTTCTTCCACTGACTTTTAATTCTTTGACGCCTCAGTTCATCCCCATTTCTCGGCTCTTACCCGAACTCGTGCCGCCCTTGCCAACTCAGGTCAGGTCAGGTCCTTCTTTGTCTGTCTGTCCCccggtaccttacctaagtAACCAAGGTACCCAAGTGTCTTGTGGGCTTACCCAAGGCTACGAATAAACTTGGAAGGTACCCAAGCACCACAGCGCCTTCCACACTATATTGCGGCTTTGCCTTGGTTTTTTCCTCTTCCCAAGTAGCCCCCTGTTTCCTTCCATCGGTACCTTTCCTTCCCTACGCAGTACGTGCCTGCCTACACAGTACAGGACGGGAGCACCACCTAGGTACTTTGCATCGCTGCTCTTTCAACCCACCTACCGAACCTTTCCCGACGCGAGTAATCTGGGCAACACTTACTTTACTTTACCACTACCACACAAACCTCCCCCCCGTTCCAAGGTTCGGAAAAAACAACAACTCAACCATCATTATCACCGTCCCGCCTCTCTGGAACCTCAACCACCCACCTACCCACCCTCCTTCGGTTCCCCTCCTCTTCCGACCTGCTGCCGTGAGCCACGACGCATGAGGCCCCACGGCAATCCTCCGAATATCTACGTCTTTGCGCTCTCCTTCGCGTCGAGTGCATAGTCGcctttctctctttctctctctccctccgTCATCTTCGACCTCGCCCACGCCACATTCGTCCCGATCGCTCTCGAGGGCGGAATATCGCTCCCTCGCctctccccctcctccaGCATCCAGACCAGTTCAAGTCGTGCTGCTGGCGCCCCCCGACCTGCCTCTGAAAGGGCTCCCGGGTCGGCGGACAGCAGATATCCTCCTAGCGCATGCCTCGTGCTTCCAGCTCTGCGAAGCGACAGCAAGGCGCCGCCAACCAACGCGACACCAGGCACGAAAATGGTCTTGTAGGCCCCGCCAAGCGAGTTGCCAACAAGAAGAGCCAGTCGAACCTCGACGCTTCAGCTGGGACATCCTCTGACCAGAATGCTGCTGCCCCGGCTCTCCCCTCGCCTTTGCCCAACGGCACTTCCAACGGACACCTCAAGACCCCGAACCTCGCTGCGCCCGCTTCCGACCACAACGGCAACATCATGGCCCCTGAACACCGGAATGGCCATGCCGCTACCAGGCGGCCCTCGTTAGGCGGTTGCTCCGAGACTTCCTCGTCCGACTCGCTCTCCTCCGCCATGGGCAATGGTGCTGCTGACGCGAGCCACCGCCAGATTGATGTCAACGCCACCAAGAACGCCGACGTCCATCGCGACCCTGGTGGCCCTATCGAGTTCGCCGCTACCGTCCTGAGGGCACTGCCTCTCTACGACACCCTTGCCATCCTCATCCTGCTCATGCAGGTCCCTCCCGTCGCCCTCTCCGGTATCTACATGGTCTTCACCTTCCTCACCTTTGTGCCCCCTGTTACTACGAGCTCTGGAATGAACATCAATCTCGCCGAGATCTTTGACTACAATTCCACCATGCCCTCCCTCGTTACGGTGCTCTGCATGGATGTCTTTATACTGCTCGTGTGGCTCTTTCTGTGGCCGCCCATGCAGCTCGCCATCCTTGACTTTGCAAAGCCCGTCATCGCCGCCACTTTGGGTGGGGGATCCAACACGAGGGAGGGAGCGTCAAGGAGCGTCACTACCTGCTTCTTCCTCGTCATAGGCTCGCATCTTCTGCGCGGTTCAAGATTTCACTGGACCCGGGCAACAAAGTTCCTCCCAGCCAATTGGCGGTTCTCCCCCGACTCCGACGATCCGTTAGAAACATTTACGCGCGGTTTCGATAAGAGAGGACCGCACGGGTGGATCAAGAGCGTGCTTGCCATACATATTCTAACGCAGGGCATAGTTAGGTACATAAGAGAGTGGTATTTGAGAAGAGAAAAGGGAAGTCCGTCGACACACAGCATAACGGACCCGGAGGCCGGTAAGTCGTACTCGAACGAGACGACCACCGACACGGGGTTTGCTACGCCAGACAGCGACACGACTTTCCAACAAAATGCGACAGTATCATCTAcgaaaaagaagagaaaaCAAAGCACACAGGTGCGTCTTCAGCAGCCGTTGTGGGCCGCCCTAGCGAGCACCAAAATTGTCATGGTTAAGGAGTACGAATTATCGCACGCTACTTCCGAGTCAGCCGGTTCCAATGCCACCGACATTCACAACTTGGGGAATGCCCCCTTTGACAGCCAGGCCGAACAGATTTGGATATCGTATATTGGCCACGATGAGGTTTGCTTCAACACCAGCTACTTTCCTGACAGCCCGAGCGTTGCTCCGAACGGGCACGTTTCGCGGCCGGCAGGAGTCGACACTTCAAAACCTTTCTACGTCCGAGTAAACAACGCCTTCTGGCAGCCGACACGTATCTTCCGCATCCAGGACGACGACCAAGACGAGCAATCCAGCCAACACCGTTGGTGTGGTGATATTTATGGACTGCGGCCGCTGTCCAAGTACGTCTGCGAGTTTGTCGATACGCGCACGAACCGAGTCGTCTTTTCCACCAGCATCCGAACCTCTTTTGCGCCCAACAAGGACCAAGAGGGCTCCGTCAACCCGCCCGTCAGCACGCCACAGTCTCTCCGCCCCGACTCGCCCGCGACGACGCTGAAGAGCACAATCAACGCGAACAACGAGCGGCTGGCGGAGGAGAAGTCTAGGCTGAAGACGCTACGCAAGGAGTGGAAGAACAAGATTGCCGCGCTAAGGAAAGAGAACGAGAGACTCGACAATGTGATTCAGACCGCAGGTGGCAACGACGACAAGCACAGGCAGAAGATTATCCAGCAAGAGACCAACAAAGCCCAATCCGAAAAAGAGATTGCCCAGCTCGAAGCAGAGCTCAAGGAGTTTGAGAAAGCACCTGAGGGATTCTACGAGCGTAAGAAACAGACGGAAAAGGAGTGGGCTGCCGAAAAGGCCATCTTCGATACCGCCTCCAAAGAATACAAAGACTACAAGGCCGCCATCGCCAAGGCTGTGA
Proteins encoded in this region:
- a CDS encoding ubiquitination network signaling protein; protein product: MPRASSSAKRQQGAANQRDTRHENGLVGPAKRVANKKSQSNLDASAGTSSDQNAAAPALPSPLPNGTSNGHLKTPNLAAPASDHNGNIMAPEHRNGHAATRRPSLGGCSETSSSDSLSSAMGNGAADASHRQIDVNATKNADVHRDPGGPIEFAATVLRALPLYDTLAILILLMQVPPVALSGIYMVFTFLTFVPPVTTSSGMNINLAEIFDYNSTMPSLVTVLCMDVFILLVWLFLWPPMQLAILDFAKPVIAATLGGGSNTREGASRSVTTCFFLVIGSHLLRGSRFHWTRATKFLPANWRFSPDSDDPLETFTRGFDKRGPHGWIKSVLAIHILTQGIVRYIREWYLRREKGSPSTHSITDPEAGKSYSNETTTDTGFATPDSDTTFQQNATVSSTKKKRKQSTQVRLQQPLWAALASTKIVMVKEYELSHATSESAGSNATDIHNLGNAPFDSQAEQIWISYIGHDEVCFNTSYFPDSPSVAPNGHVSRPAGVDTSKPFYVRVNNAFWQPTRIFRIQDDDQDEQSSQHRWCGDIYGLRPLSKYVCEFVDTRTNRVVFSTSIRTSFAPNKDQEGSVNPPVSTPQSLRPDSPATTLKSTINANNERLAEEKSRLKTLRKEWKNKIAALRKENERLDNVIQTAGGNDDKHRQKIIQQETNKAQSEKEIAQLEAELKEFEKAPEGFYERKKQTEKEWAAEKAIFDTASKEYKDYKAAIAKAVKAKEDEQAAAQTKRNKIAARIAKVDTELGRITDANNRGLDEAERRRQARIAWQAETSTIENNFRGSIADIKAANANKQEQVNALLQQLQAYHEHMNYATTAAMPYDLPERHSAQPQTTSSAYNPAAPAWTPPSAAASQYVMPAGSMWPTSTMTASGSVLPLPASSMQPVWGYPPTHQSTVSLKARGRSSSMLSDVSGFTQSSNGDDEFLSLHNTPAQQPMAQRTPVTFAFTRRQRSDGAGSGSGGSSVHSGSASGSGSMRDPQSPV